TGAGCAAGAACGCGCCCATCGAGGCGGCTTGCCCAATGCAGATGGTGCAAATATCCGGATGGATGTAATTCATGGTGTCGTAAATGCTAAAACCGCTGGTTACAGACCCCCCGGGGGAATTGATATATAGATTAATGTCTTTTTCAGGGTCTTCAGCCTCTAAAAAAAGGAGTTGGGCGACAATGCTAGAGGCGACTGCGTCGTTGATTTCTCCACTGAGTAAAACAATGCGGTCTTTGAGCAGACGCGAGTAAATGTCATAACTGCGCTCCCCCCGCCCAGTTTTTTCGATCACAAAGGGGATATGATTCATGCCTGCGCCTTGGCCAGTTGTCGATCGAGTAAGAATGTGAGCAGACGATCTTCAATGAGAGTCATTTTCACAGCTGGAAGCATGAAATTTTTTTCATAATGCTCAATGAGTTTTTGGGGATTTTGGTTGGTCATCATCGCTTCATAATAGAGAGTTTGAAAAACTTCTTTATCATCCACTTGAATATCCTCCTGTCTAGCTAGGGCGTCAATGATGAAAGTAACTTTGACACTTTTGAGCACTCTTTCCCTTAAGCTTTCTCGTTTTTCCTGCACCTTAGAGGGGTCTTTTTGCAATTCTTCAATTTCCTCTTTAGACATGCTCTGTAAGGATTGGCGTAGGACTAAATCCATTTCTTGCTCAACCACCGTATGGGGTAGATCAAAATTTAGTGCTTTTTCTAAGTTTTCTACTAATTGATCCTTGAGCTCTTGGTTATAAAGTTTGATTTT
This portion of the Helicobacter felis ATCC 49179 genome encodes:
- the clpP gene encoding ATP-dependent Clp endopeptidase proteolytic subunit ClpP gives rise to the protein MNHIPFVIEKTGRGERSYDIYSRLLKDRIVLLSGEINDAVASSIVAQLLFLEAEDPEKDINLYINSPGGSVTSGFSIYDTMNYIHPDICTICIGQAASMGAFLLSCGAKGKRFSLPHSRIMIHQPLGGTQGQASNLAIYTKEILRLKDLLNQIMATNTGQPLDKIEQDTDRDFFMSALEAKEYGLVDEVLVKSSKQA